In Nothobranchius furzeri strain GRZ-AD chromosome 18, NfurGRZ-RIMD1, whole genome shotgun sequence, a single genomic region encodes these proteins:
- the lrit3b gene encoding leucine-rich repeat, immunoglobulin-like domain and transmembrane domain-containing protein 3b isoform X2, which produces MLAIPINVPADTVKLRLEKTLISRVSRAAFYNLSELRFLWLTYNAITSVHPSSFVNLKALRELRLDGNLLTTFPWEGLRDMPNLQTLGLYNNRLSSLPAHAALFLPNITYLDLSSNRLTILPAELLDLWFPLPELQEGVVQRKILGLHDNPWLCDCQISMVASLSMSLGSPVVLMDQLIMCSRSMGQSGMLLMQAEFPRCMRPSVQPTATRVISPLGSNVILRCDANCCQQEILQNSERLPQVLESFLQESPRVGVRWSIISLNGLSFKDAGEYRCQARNMAGISEATIKLKVIGVSKLSRPPKKKSQITRIKSS; this is translated from the exons ATGTTGGCAATTCCTATTAATGTTCCAGCTGACACAGTTAAACTTCGTCTAGAGAAGACTTTGATCTCCAGGGTGTCCCGAGCAGCTTTCTACAACCTGTCAGAGCTACGGTTTTTATGGTTGACCTACAACGCTATAACATCTGTCCACCCCAGCAGCTTTGTAAACTTGAAGGCTCTGCGAGAACTACGTCTTGATGGAAACTTGCTCACCACATTTCCCTGGGAGGGACTCAGAGACATGCCCAACCTCCAGACTCTAGGCCTCTACAACAACCGCCTGTCCAGCCTTCCAGCCCATGCTGCTCTTTTTCTACCTAACATTACTTACCTTGACCTCTCCAGCAACAG GCTGACCATTTTACCAGCTGAACTCTTGGATCTTTGGTTCCCTCTTCCAGAACTACAGGAAGGAGTTGTACAAAGAAAAATCTTGG GTCTTCATGACAATCCCTGGTTGTGTGACTGCCAGATCTCTATGGTGGCATCACTGTCCATGTCCCTGGGGAGTCCAGTTGTTCTGATGGATCAGCTGATAATGTGCAGTAGATCTATGGGTCAGTCAGGGATGCTGCTGATGCAGGCTGAATTTCCTCGATGTATGAGGCCTTCGGTTCAGCCTACAGCCACCAGGGTCATCTCTCCTCTGGGCAGCAATGTGATCCTCCGCTGTGATGCTA ATTGTTGTCAACAAGAAATCCTGCAGAACTCTGAACGACTACCTCAGGTTTTGGAGAGTT TTCTGCAAGAATCTCCTCGAGTTGGAGTTCGTTGGTCAATAATCAGTTTGAATGGCTTATCGTTCAAGGATGCGGGAGAATATCGCTGCCAGGCACGAAACATGGCTGGAATATCTGAGGCCACAATCAAACTAAAAGTTATAGGGGTATCAAAACTATCTCggcctccaaagaaaaaatcccaaataacacGCATTAAGTCATCATGA
- the lrit3b gene encoding leucine-rich repeat, immunoglobulin-like domain and transmembrane domain-containing protein 3b isoform X4, with product MLAIPINVPADTVKLRLEKTLISRVSRAAFYNLSELRFLWLTYNAITSVHPSSFVNLKALRELRLDGNLLTTFPWEGLRDMPNLQTLGLYNNRLSSLPAHAALFLPNITYLDLSSNRLTILPAELLDLWFPLPELQEGVVQRKILGLHDNPWLCDCQISMVASLSMSLGSPVVLMDQLIMCSRSMGQSGMLLMQAEFPRCMRPSVQPTATRVISPLGSNVILRCDANCCQQEILQNSERLPQVLESSPQCDPHTWKEDGSLHSVYWLPWVQQ from the exons ATGTTGGCAATTCCTATTAATGTTCCAGCTGACACAGTTAAACTTCGTCTAGAGAAGACTTTGATCTCCAGGGTGTCCCGAGCAGCTTTCTACAACCTGTCAGAGCTACGGTTTTTATGGTTGACCTACAACGCTATAACATCTGTCCACCCCAGCAGCTTTGTAAACTTGAAGGCTCTGCGAGAACTACGTCTTGATGGAAACTTGCTCACCACATTTCCCTGGGAGGGACTCAGAGACATGCCCAACCTCCAGACTCTAGGCCTCTACAACAACCGCCTGTCCAGCCTTCCAGCCCATGCTGCTCTTTTTCTACCTAACATTACTTACCTTGACCTCTCCAGCAACAG GCTGACCATTTTACCAGCTGAACTCTTGGATCTTTGGTTCCCTCTTCCAGAACTACAGGAAGGAGTTGTACAAAGAAAAATCTTGG GTCTTCATGACAATCCCTGGTTGTGTGACTGCCAGATCTCTATGGTGGCATCACTGTCCATGTCCCTGGGGAGTCCAGTTGTTCTGATGGATCAGCTGATAATGTGCAGTAGATCTATGGGTCAGTCAGGGATGCTGCTGATGCAGGCTGAATTTCCTCGATGTATGAGGCCTTCGGTTCAGCCTACAGCCACCAGGGTCATCTCTCCTCTGGGCAGCAATGTGATCCTCCGCTGTGATGCTA ATTGTTGTCAACAAGAAATCCTGCAGAACTCTGAACGACTACCTCAGGTTTTGGAGAGTT CACCACAATGTGACCCTCATACTTGGAAAGAAGACGGCAGCCTCCACAGTGTATACTGGTTACCATGGGTGCAGCAATGA
- the lrit3b gene encoding leucine-rich repeat, immunoglobulin-like domain and transmembrane domain-containing protein 3b isoform X3: MLAIPINVPADTVKLRLEKTLISRVSRAAFYNLSELRFLWLTYNAITSVHPSSFVNLKALRELRLDGNLLTTFPWEGLRDMPNLQTLGLYNNRLSSLPAHAALFLPNITYLDLSSNRLTILPAELLDLWFPLPELQEGVVQRKILGLHDNPWLCDCQISMVASLSMSLGSPVVLMDQLIMCSRSMGQSGMLLMQAEFPRCMRPSVQPTATRVISPLGSNVILRCDASGYPTPTLTWIKTSAYDNCCQQEILQNSERLPQVLESSPQCDPHTWKEDGSLHSVYWLPWVQQ; this comes from the exons ATGTTGGCAATTCCTATTAATGTTCCAGCTGACACAGTTAAACTTCGTCTAGAGAAGACTTTGATCTCCAGGGTGTCCCGAGCAGCTTTCTACAACCTGTCAGAGCTACGGTTTTTATGGTTGACCTACAACGCTATAACATCTGTCCACCCCAGCAGCTTTGTAAACTTGAAGGCTCTGCGAGAACTACGTCTTGATGGAAACTTGCTCACCACATTTCCCTGGGAGGGACTCAGAGACATGCCCAACCTCCAGACTCTAGGCCTCTACAACAACCGCCTGTCCAGCCTTCCAGCCCATGCTGCTCTTTTTCTACCTAACATTACTTACCTTGACCTCTCCAGCAACAG GCTGACCATTTTACCAGCTGAACTCTTGGATCTTTGGTTCCCTCTTCCAGAACTACAGGAAGGAGTTGTACAAAGAAAAATCTTGG GTCTTCATGACAATCCCTGGTTGTGTGACTGCCAGATCTCTATGGTGGCATCACTGTCCATGTCCCTGGGGAGTCCAGTTGTTCTGATGGATCAGCTGATAATGTGCAGTAGATCTATGGGTCAGTCAGGGATGCTGCTGATGCAGGCTGAATTTCCTCGATGTATGAGGCCTTCGGTTCAGCCTACAGCCACCAGGGTCATCTCTCCTCTGGGCAGCAATGTGATCCTCCGCTGTGATGCTAGTGGGTACCCAACACCAACCCTTACCTGGATTAAAACTTCAGCTTATGATA ATTGTTGTCAACAAGAAATCCTGCAGAACTCTGAACGACTACCTCAGGTTTTGGAGAGTT CACCACAATGTGACCCTCATACTTGGAAAGAAGACGGCAGCCTCCACAGTGTATACTGGTTACCATGGGTGCAGCAATGA
- the lrit3b gene encoding leucine-rich repeat, immunoglobulin-like domain and transmembrane domain-containing protein 3b isoform X1 has product MLAIPINVPADTVKLRLEKTLISRVSRAAFYNLSELRFLWLTYNAITSVHPSSFVNLKALRELRLDGNLLTTFPWEGLRDMPNLQTLGLYNNRLSSLPAHAALFLPNITYLDLSSNRLTILPAELLDLWFPLPELQEGVVQRKILGLHDNPWLCDCQISMVASLSMSLGSPVVLMDQLIMCSRSMGQSGMLLMQAEFPRCMRPSVQPTATRVISPLGSNVILRCDASGYPTPTLTWIKTSAYDNCCQQEILQNSERLPQVLESFLQESPRVGVRWSIISLNGLSFKDAGEYRCQARNMAGISEATIKLKVIGVSKLSRPPKKKSQITRIKSS; this is encoded by the exons ATGTTGGCAATTCCTATTAATGTTCCAGCTGACACAGTTAAACTTCGTCTAGAGAAGACTTTGATCTCCAGGGTGTCCCGAGCAGCTTTCTACAACCTGTCAGAGCTACGGTTTTTATGGTTGACCTACAACGCTATAACATCTGTCCACCCCAGCAGCTTTGTAAACTTGAAGGCTCTGCGAGAACTACGTCTTGATGGAAACTTGCTCACCACATTTCCCTGGGAGGGACTCAGAGACATGCCCAACCTCCAGACTCTAGGCCTCTACAACAACCGCCTGTCCAGCCTTCCAGCCCATGCTGCTCTTTTTCTACCTAACATTACTTACCTTGACCTCTCCAGCAACAG GCTGACCATTTTACCAGCTGAACTCTTGGATCTTTGGTTCCCTCTTCCAGAACTACAGGAAGGAGTTGTACAAAGAAAAATCTTGG GTCTTCATGACAATCCCTGGTTGTGTGACTGCCAGATCTCTATGGTGGCATCACTGTCCATGTCCCTGGGGAGTCCAGTTGTTCTGATGGATCAGCTGATAATGTGCAGTAGATCTATGGGTCAGTCAGGGATGCTGCTGATGCAGGCTGAATTTCCTCGATGTATGAGGCCTTCGGTTCAGCCTACAGCCACCAGGGTCATCTCTCCTCTGGGCAGCAATGTGATCCTCCGCTGTGATGCTAGTGGGTACCCAACACCAACCCTTACCTGGATTAAAACTTCAGCTTATGATA ATTGTTGTCAACAAGAAATCCTGCAGAACTCTGAACGACTACCTCAGGTTTTGGAGAGTT TTCTGCAAGAATCTCCTCGAGTTGGAGTTCGTTGGTCAATAATCAGTTTGAATGGCTTATCGTTCAAGGATGCGGGAGAATATCGCTGCCAGGCACGAAACATGGCTGGAATATCTGAGGCCACAATCAAACTAAAAGTTATAGGGGTATCAAAACTATCTCggcctccaaagaaaaaatcccaaataacacGCATTAAGTCATCATGA